The following are from one region of the Heterodontus francisci isolate sHetFra1 chromosome 34, sHetFra1.hap1, whole genome shotgun sequence genome:
- the LOC137349005 gene encoding zinc finger protein 84-like: MHKDTHTTDKPWKCRDCGKGFNSPLQLETHQLSHTGEGSFISSVCGQGFTRSSDLPRQQLVHSDQRPFQCSDCEKIFKSKKELLIHQRVHTGERPFLCSVCGKGFTQSSTLLTHQRVHTGERPFTCSDCGKGFTRSSSLLTHQHTHTGERPFTCSDCGKGFINSSNLLIHQRVHTGERPFTCSVCGKAFTQSSELLRHQRVHTDQRPFQCSDCEKRFKSRNELLRHQRTHTGEKPFTCCLCGKGFTRSSSLLTHQHTHTGERPFTCSDCGKGFTHPSTLLRHQRVHTGERPFICSVCGNKFAQSSNLLKHQRVHE, encoded by the coding sequence ATGCACAAGGATACCCACACCACAGACAAACCGTGGAAATGTAGGGACTGCGGGAAGGGATTCAATTCCCCGTTGCAGCTGGAAACACATCAGCTCAGTCACACTGGGGAGGGGTCGTTCATTTCCTCCGTGTGTGGGCAGGGATTCACTCGGTCTTCCGACCTTCCGAGACAGCAACTTGTTCACTCCGATCAGAGACCctttcaatgttctgactgtgagaagatatTTAAAAGCAAAAAGGAActactgatacaccagcgagttcacactggggagaggccattcctatgctccgtgtgtgggaagggattcacccagtcatccaccctgctgacacaccagcgagttcacactggggagagaccgtttacctgctctgactgtgggaagggattcactcggtcatcgagcctgctgacacaccaacacactcacaccGGAGAGAGGCCGTTTACTTGctctgattgtgggaagggattcattaattcatcaaacctgctgatacaccagcgagttcacactggggagaggccgttcacctgctccgtgtgtgggaaagcattcactcagtcatctgagctgctgagacaccagcgagttcacactgatcagagaccttttcaatgttctgattgtgagaagagatttaaaagcaGAAATGAGCTGCTgagacaccaacgcactcacactggggagaagccattcacctgttgtttgtgtgggaagggattcactcggtcatcgagcctgctgacacaccaacacactcacactggggagaggccgtttacctgctctgactgtgggaagggattcactcatccatctaccctgctgagacaccagcgagttcacactggggagaggccgttcatctgctccgtgtgtgggaataaGTTCGCTCAGTCATCAAATctactgaaacaccagcgagttcacgagTGA